TCCAGCTTGCTGGGCTTGTCTCCTTCAATTGTCAAAACAGGAATATCCAGTTTTTCCCGCAGAATTAAGTCCTCAATCTGCCGGAAGCAGAAACTTTGTACATAGTGAATAATGCCATCCAGATTACGGCGTTCCATCTCGCTCCGGATGTCTTCAATACGGCCGAAAATACCATAGGGATAGGTATAGAGACGATACTGCTCAACAATATCCTCGGTTGCAAATGGCATGGCGAATTGGCGCTGCACCTCGTTGAACACCACCCTGGCGCCCATCGATTCAATATACGAGTATAAATCGGTAAAAATGGGCGGCACTCCCACATAACCCAGACGAAGATCCTCATTGTACTCCGGGGCGGTTGCCGCCTTGCGAATGAATTCATCGACCTCGCAGCGGTATTTCTCCACATCGCCGTTAAAGTCGCTGCAGCAAAGTTGATAAAGATGGTTATCCCAACCGCTGACAGTGTTTTCCTGCCAGGTTAACCGGTCGATTTCCGCGACTTTAGCCCGTACCGCATCAAGCTGATGCTTCACTTCCTTCACTTTATCCCAGTCGGTTCCAAGAGACTTGATGAGTTTGTCCATTTGCAGCCTGAGCAAATCATAATCCCGGTCATATGGATAAGCGAAGGGAATCGTAGCAATTCCCGCCAGCTGGTATGTCTCCATCAGAGCATGAGTATTGCTGCAGTCGCCTTGTGTCACCGCGATTATTCTGGAAATACCCAAGCCGGATAAGTTGGAATTATTATCCTTATTCACTACCGTGGCGTATAATCCTTTAATCCAGCCGCAAATATTCCGGGGATACCCGGCTTCTTCCGCCGTTTCCACCAGTCGCGACGCCCCGGGATGAGTGATAAATATATTGTTAAGATCAACAGGCTTATACCCTGCTGCCAAAATAATCTCTACCGGAACGGTAGTGGTAATGCCGATATGCTCCACAACGTCGCCTCCGCCAGATAAATAGAGAGGATAGTTTATATTCTATCCTCTGCCCGTTTAACCTGCTCTTAGTCTATTCCCTTGCCGTCACCCGTTGGGCTGCCGTACCATAATTCTTAATAATAACGATCGGTGTCTTTTGACTGGCGTTGCCAAAGGGGTTATCAATAAGTATTTGCGCCAATTGCTTGGCATTGAGCCCTTTTGATATACCCAGGACGGCGGCCCGTTTCAAATCATTGACATCGGCCACGGCGGCCCCGTAGCACCCGAATCTAGCCTTGATGGACTCCGCAACCCCGTCCGGGTCGGCCGGACCATAAACGATATGTTTATCAAAGGGAGGCATGGTGCCGGTAACATCATCAATCAGCGCCGCCTGTTCCCCCGCCAGTTCATAAAATAATCCATGCCGGCCAAAAATCTTGCCGGCCATGCCCACAAGCATGGCCCACAGGACCCGCCACTCCCCTTCGGCATTCATGGCAGCCTGCATGCCGTATACACTGGAAAGGCTTCCTTTCTGGGGCACAAAGCGGCATAAAACTCTGGCCAGAAATGAAGGCTCCAGTTCTTCCGGCCGGGTGACACGTCCCTGCGTAATAGCCACAACACTTTCCGCCACCGACACAACGTCATTGGGACCAATGCCTTCTTTAGCATATTGAGCAATAATATCCCCAATATCATCCTTGGGGGTTACAATCCGTGTCTTCACCGGTACCAACTCTAACGCCGACTCAGTCATAGTAGTCATAGTAGTCATAGTAGTCATAGTAGTCATAATGGCCCCCCCTTACGCTGCGCTGCCGGTTGCCCGGTCCAGAGCCTGTTTAATATCACCGGCAGTCATTATCAGCCTGTTTTTCGCTATGTACCAGGAACTTCGGGCCACAACCTGATAGACAATGTCAATAGCCATGTCCACAGGCAGGTTGATCATATCGTGCAAAGTTGGGACAATATCACCGTTTTTCGCTGTAAATTTAACCGTTAGGATAATGCTGCCGCCGGTTTTCTTAGGAATGATCGCTGCCTCCCAATAGCCGTCGGTACGTCCGGCCGTAGCCAAAGTAAGCCGCGATTGGACTTCCGCCCCGTCAAACTGCTCATAAGGCAACAGGTGCCTGGGATAAGCATCCATAATTGTTCCGTCCTGCGTTCCTTTATTGACAAACGGTATTATAGTAGAAAAAGCGGCACTGTCCCGAGTTAAATGATCCAGTGTAAAATTGCTGCGCTGATCGACAATAAACTCAAACTTGGCATCCCCCTGCTTGGCGATGTAAAGCCAGACAGCGAAAGCTATTCCTCCCGCCAATACCAATAAAAAAAGTAAAATTCCCATGTTGCTGCCTCCATCCTTCCAGGTATTCTCCCGCAGTTATTATAACCATCATACCATCCTAAACTTGGCATGACGAATATTCCTGCAGATTAACAAGTTCATAATTAGGTTCAGCCCCACGTAGTGCCAGGGATAAAACTTTGCCGGCAAACCTTTGAACCCGGTCTAAATCTGCCGAAAAACACAGTCGCACAGTACCTTGCCGGTTTACTGCAAGCTGCCCGTGCTTGGCCAATAGATCTCTCGCATCGACAACTGTTTCCCGGGCAGGATCAACCAGGCTGACACTTGTTCCGAGAACGCGGGTTATTATCGGGCTAATAAACGGATAATGAGTGCAACCCAATATTAGCGAGTCGATTCCAGCTTCTTTAAGGGGTACGAGATATTCCGCCACGGCCGCCTCGACCTCTGCCCCATCCAGTTTGCCCTGTTCAATAAGAGGCACGAATTTAGGACAAGCTTGCGGAAAAATGGCCGCGCCGGCGTCTATCCTTCTAATCGATCGTCCATGATAACCACTGGCTACGGTAGCCTGAGTGGCAATAACCCCAATCTGTTTGCTCCGGGTAACTTTAAGAGCTGCTTTGACCCCTGTATTTACGCCAACAGTAAAAAATGAATATGTTCTCTTAGCTTCTTCAAGTCCCAGCGCGGTCATGGTATTACAGGCGAACACCGCCATTTTGACTTTTTGCACCGTAAAAAACCGCAGTATTTCATGCATAAACATAATAATTTCGGCCGGCGGCCGAGACCCGTAAGGGGTACGGGCGGTATCACCGAAATAGATGATATCTTCACCCGGCAGCAGATTCAGCATTTCTTTGACTACTGTCAGGCCACCCAGTCCTGAATCAAACACGCCGATAGGCGCATTATTTCCCATGACGCCACCTCCCCATAAAATCTAGTGTCTCTTGGCGCCATGTATAATATGCATGGTGACCGACCATTGCCAGACTCCTATTCACGACTAAGCCCAATCATCAACTTCCCGTAGTATGGCTCAGGCAGACGAATCACTTTCCCCTGCGTATCGGCAAACACATTCTGCGTTCTGCCTGTTGCCAATAGAGCACCATCCTTCTCGCGCAATATACGAAAAGTAAAAATCATTTTGGCTTTGGATAATTCCGCCAAAGTTGCCTCAATGAGAATGGAGTCGTCAAACTTGGCAGAAGCACGGTACTGGCAACTCACATCAGTAATCGGGAAAAGTATGCCGTCAGCCATTAAATCAAGCAACAACACGCCGGCTTGTCGCAAAAATTCCACCCTGCCCATTTCAAACCAGCGAAAATAGTTGGAGTGGTGTACCACCCCCATCATATCTGTTTCCACAAAACGAACTTTTTCTCGTATGGTAATCATATTCCGTTTACTCCAACTTATTAGTTTAAGAAAAAATACCTATATCTATAAAATTCTAAAAGCATGCTGTTCGCATGCCCATTGACTTACTTATGAAAAAAGGCCGCTGGTAATCGCCGCCATGATGCATGCAAATGAATACGATAATAATTGTACTTTTATTTCATGAATTTGTCAAAATAAAATCCATTTTTATGTGTTTAACTTGTGATTACTTTAGTATATGCTTTTTTACTGTTTCTACTGTATATTGCCTTCCTTATTTCGCAACGTAATCAGTAATCCCGCTTCAGTTAATCACTCAGCAATCCTTATGAATGATCTATTTCAGGTTATTACAATAGGTTTCTTACTAATTTTCTATTCGTAATGCCTTTGTTATGACACTTGACATTGAGGCTCGAAATACCATTTTTTTCACGTCGTCCGACATATTGATCGGAAATAACTCAACCTCAGGATGGTCTAGTTTAAAAACCCGAAACAATTCGTCTGCAAAAGCTTGACCTATTGCACTGACGCCTTTGAAATCCAGAATTACTTCTCTAAATCTATCGAAGCGACGAATAAGACGTTTTTGCTTGAGACCTCGACACTAAAGAGGATTCCTCGTGCTCGACTAAACGCACAGGAATATGCGTCTTTGTAAAACCATATGAATCATCATCGTTTGCAGTAAATTCATCGAAAACCTTACTAGTCACAATATCAGAATCTTTGTATATCCACATCATGACCCAAGTCCCTTTTCTAGGCTCATCAGTTTCCAGCAAATAATCAGGGCCATTATTGCTTCCAGACAGAAACGTCAAGCCACCTGATCTTATATAAAAATTATCAAATATTCTCGATGTAAAAAATATACCTTCTCCGGAATGCTTGGCAGGGTCTGTTGTTAGTTTTCCTTTTGCTAATTCAAGAATAGCATGCTTCAGATCTTCCAACCCAAGAGCCATTTGAATTTTGTTAAATATACCTATTCCTCATCAGCTATATAGAATTCGACAGACACCGGATCATCTATTATTCAATTGTAACCTTTACTGCCCCCGAGTGGTCAATTGCATTATTAAGCATCTCCGTAAAACCATAATTGCAAGCGCTTAGAACGTTTTGAGGTAAATCCTGCAATCTCGGTAAAACTTTTTCTCGCCAAACTACATCCTCTTCTAATCCGGTTATCTGTAAACTCTAAAGCTATACGAGAGGTTTTTCGTCCTGCGAGGCGGAGGAGCCGCGCATATCGGAAATCTGCAAGGTGACGACAACGAAGCAGGGCGGAAAAAGACCGCTAAATTAGCAGAGATTTTAATGCAGATGAGGTACTAGTGTATATTATGTTGATGCATTTCGCCTTGTCACTATGTCGCCACAATTTTAAGGGACAGGGGACGGGGTTACTGTCCCTATAACATTTTTTGAGTTGTGGGATAATACACCTGTTCCTCTGTCCCGGCAGAGACTGAACAGGACCAATTGTTCTTCCGCCACATTTTTCTCCTCCCTCGCTATACGTGGAATTTTGCCACTGCCGCCTGGAGTTCCTGCGCAAGTTGCGACAACGCTTCGCTGGAAGACGCGATTTCTTCCATTGAGGCCAGTTGCTCTTCCGCCGC
This window of the Methylomusa anaerophila genome carries:
- the murI gene encoding glutamate racemase, with amino-acid sequence MGNNAPIGVFDSGLGGLTVVKEMLNLLPGEDIIYFGDTARTPYGSRPPAEIIMFMHEILRFFTVQKVKMAVFACNTMTALGLEEAKRTYSFFTVGVNTGVKAALKVTRSKQIGVIATQATVASGYHGRSIRRIDAGAAIFPQACPKFVPLIEQGKLDGAEVEAAVAEYLVPLKEAGIDSLILGCTHYPFISPIITRVLGTSVSLVDPARETVVDARDLLAKHGQLAVNRQGTVRLCFSADLDRVQRFAGKVLSLALRGAEPNYELVNLQEYSSCQV
- a CDS encoding acyl-CoA thioesterase — protein: MITIREKVRFVETDMMGVVHHSNYFRWFEMGRVEFLRQAGVLLLDLMADGILFPITDVSCQYRASAKFDDSILIEATLAELSKAKMIFTFRILREKDGALLATGRTQNVFADTQGKVIRLPEPYYGKLMIGLSRE
- a CDS encoding coenzyme F420-0:L-glutamate ligase, with protein sequence MTTMTTMTTMTTMTESALELVPVKTRIVTPKDDIGDIIAQYAKEGIGPNDVVSVAESVVAITQGRVTRPEELEPSFLARVLCRFVPQKGSLSSVYGMQAAMNAEGEWRVLWAMLVGMAGKIFGRHGLFYELAGEQAALIDDVTGTMPPFDKHIVYGPADPDGVAESIKARFGCYGAAVADVNDLKRAAVLGISKGLNAKQLAQILIDNPFGNASQKTPIVIIKNYGTAAQRVTARE
- a CDS encoding 2-hydroxyacyl-CoA dehydratase family protein, with protein sequence MEHIGITTTVPVEIILAAGYKPVDLNNIFITHPGASRLVETAEEAGYPRNICGWIKGLYATVVNKDNNSNLSGLGISRIIAVTQGDCSNTHALMETYQLAGIATIPFAYPYDRDYDLLRLQMDKLIKSLGTDWDKVKEVKHQLDAVRAKVAEIDRLTWQENTVSGWDNHLYQLCCSDFNGDVEKYRCEVDEFIRKAATAPEYNEDLRLGYVGVPPIFTDLYSYIESMGARVVFNEVQRQFAMPFATEDIVEQYRLYTYPYGIFGRIEDIRSEMERRNLDGIIHYVQSFCFRQIEDLILREKLDIPVLTIEGDKPSKLDARTKLRIDSFLEMLR
- a CDS encoding STAS-like domain-containing protein — translated: MRRFDRFREVILDFKGVSAIGQAFADELFRVFKLDHPEVELFPINMSDDVKKMVFRASMSSVITKALRIEN